The Desulfobaculum xiamenense DNA segment AGGAATCGGCTGCGACTGCGCAGGTCGTCGCGGGTGAGGAGAATCTGGGCGGACACCTTGCCGTAGCGCGCGAAGGCCTCGTCGTAGGCGTGCATGAGGCGGCTCTGGCCCACTGCCGATGCCGCCTGCCGCGCCGGAAGACCGGTGATCTCGGCGTGGAGCACCTTGCGCCCCGCCGCCACGGCACCGGAACTGACCAGCACGATATCCAGCCCGCGATCATGCAACGTCGCGAGCTGATCGGCCAGACGGTTCACGACCCGCAGGTCCAGACCATCCTCGCCGGTCAGGACAGCGCTGCCGACCTTGACCACCACCCGTTTCGCTTCAGAAAGAACGCGCGTGCGTTCGGCCATCCAGTCCATGTTCACGCCTTCCGGAAGATGAGGAGTCAGATTGCGAAAACTTTCTGGGTCCTTGCTCCATCGCCCCGTCTAGCGGGGGTCGCCGCCATGGTACAGCCGCCACATCTCCTTCACAAGGGCTTCGACACCCACTCCGCCAAGGGCGGAGATGAAGAAGATGGATCGTCCATCGGCCTTTGCGCGTCGGCGCAGCTCCGCAAGGGCGTCCTCGTCGATGAGGTCGATCTTGTTGATCACCTGCACCTGATGGCGCGCGGCAAGCTCCTCGGCGTAGCGGGCGAGTTCCTCGTTGAGCAGGTCGAAGCCAGCCCACGGGTTCTCCACGTCGATGTCCTCGGCGGAAAGGATATGCACGAGGAAGCGGGTGCGCTCCACATGCTTGAGGAAGCGGTGCCCGAGGCCCTGACCTTCGTGCGCGCCCTCGATGAGGCCGGGAATGTCGGCCACCACGAAGTGCTCGCCGATGTCGTCGATGAGCACGCCGAGGTTCGGCGTAAGCGTGGTGAACGGATACGGCGCGATCTTGGGCCGCGCCGCGGAAATGGCGGAGATGAAGGTGGACTTGCCCGCGTTGGGCAGGCCGAGCAGGCCAGCGTCCGCGAGAATCTTCAGCTCAAGGCGCAGGCTCTTCTCCTCGCCCTCGCCACCGGGCTGGGCGAAGCGCGGCGTGCGCATGGTGGACGTCTTGAAATGCTCGTTGCCGAAGCCGCCACGTCCGCCCTTGCAGACGGCGACCTCCTGCCCGTCGACGGCGAGATCCGCCACGAGCCTTTCGCCGCCCTCTTCATCGGCCTCGAAGAGCATGGTGCCCACAGGAACCTCGATGATGAGATCCTCGGCGTTGCGGCCGCAGCACTGGCTGCCCATGCCGGGCTGCCCGTTCTTGGCCTCGTAGAGACGCTTGAGACGAAAGTCGTACAGCGTGAGAAGCTTGGACGACGCACGGAAAACGACGTCGCCGCCCTTGCCGCCGTCGCCGCCATTGGGACCGCCCTTGGGCACGTGGGCCTCGCGGCGAAACGAAACGCAGCCGTTGCCACCATGCCCCGACCGAACAGTGATCCTTGCTTCATCAACGAAGCGCATACTCGACTCCCTGCGGAAAACCGCACATAAAAAACGGGCGGACGACGCAAGCGCCGTCCGCCTCGGAAAATGCTCTACCGCGAAAGGCCTAGGCCTCGGCGGGAATCACGCAAACCCGGGTCTTGACCTTCTTGTGGCGCGTGTACTTCTCGAACTTCACCTCGCCGTCGATGAGGGCGAACAGGGTGTAGTCCCTGCCCATGCCAACATTCGGGCCGGCATGGAACTTGGTGCCCAGCTGGCGAACGAGGATATTGCCGGCCAGAACCTGCTGACCGCCGAAGCGCTTGACGCCTCTTCTCTGACCGATGGAATCGCGACCGTTTCTGGAGCTGCCGCCTGCTTTCTTATGAGCCATTTCAGTACTCCTTTTCGGACCTTAGGCCTCGATGGCCTTGATCTTGATCGTGGTGAAGTCCTGCCTGTGGCCCTGCTTCTTCATGAAACCCTTGCGGCGGCGCTTGTGGAAAACGATGATCTTCTTGTCGCGGCCGTGGCCAACGACTTCGCAGGAGATCTTCGCGTTGCCAACGAAAGGCTGACCAACGGTCACATCGCCGGACTTATCCACCAGCAGAACCTTGTCCAGAACCAGCTCGGAACCGGCCTCTGCCTGAATCTTCTGAATGTTAATCGTGCGGCCTTCCTCAACACGGAACTGCTTGCCGCCGGTCTCAACTATTGCATACATGACCTGTTACCTCCAAAGAAAGAGAGAGGGGTTGATACCCGACAAACCGACGGAAAGTCAAGCCCCCATCCCCAAGTTTTTTACGATGCACCGTGAATGCGCACCTGATTGCGGCCATTGCGTTTGGCCTCGTAGAGAGCCGAATCCGCGGCCTGCACAAGGCGCTCGGCGTGGTGATCAGCCCACGAGGGCAGTATCTCCGCCACACCCACGGATATGGTCATCCTGAGGTCCTTGGCCAGAACCTCGCCATCTATGCTCTTGACCTCGAACCGGTACTTCTCGACGCTCCTGCGGATATGCTCCGCGAGGTCGAGGGCTTCCTTCCGGTCGAGTCCCGGCGCCATGACCACGAACTCCTCTCCGCCGTAACGGACGGGCAGGCAACCATCGCCGCAGCGCGAGGCAGTGCCCTTGCGGATGAGTTCCGCGATGATCCGAAGCGCCTGGTCACCGATCTGGTGGCCGTAGGTATCGTTTATCCGCTTGAAAAAATCAATGTCGAGCATGAGCAGCGACACGGTATCTCCGCACGTGTCCGGACACAGCTCCGCCAGCCTCTCATCGAGGGCGCGGCGGTTGGCCAGCCCGGTCAGCGCGTCGGTATGCGCGAGCCGTCGCAGTGTATGCGCATCCTCGTCCATGGCGCTGACCACGCGCCGAAAGGAATCGCGCAGGCGCTCCACCATCCGGTCCGGCGGCATGCCGCTTTGCACCGTCTGCACCGTCTCTTCGCCCAAATCCTGCACCTCGCCGGAACGCCGCCTGATCACGGAGCCGAACTCCTCAAGCAGCGTGGTTGATTCCTGCAAGGCCGCCTTGAGCTTTTCCCGGTAGGGAGAGGTGACGATCTCCTCCTGGCGCCGCGAAACCTCGGCGTAGGCGGCATCGCTGAAGTCCCGCCGTTTGACGAGCTCCAGAAACAGCTCATGGATTGCCGCCTTCTGCGCATCGGACAAGGTGTCGTTGTACTCAAGGCTGCGCATGTACAGAATGAGCGAGTGCCACTTCGGATGCGACGGAACGCCGGCCTTGGCCAGAAGGTGGCACAACCGGTGCTGGTCGGGATAGATGCAGTCTTTGCTCACGCTCTGTTCTTGGCCCGCGAGGGGCGGCATTGGCTAATCGGTGGACGTTCAGGGCTTACGGCAAGGGTCCGGCGCAACGGAGCCAGCGGTCATCTTAACCAACTATGCCCCGAGGCACCAGCTTTTTCACGCTTCCGGAGTCCGGGCCAGCACCAGCACCTCCACCCGCGCAGCTCCTGCGCGAAGAAGCGCCCGCGTCGCGGCTTCCAGCGTTCCGCCCGTAGTCATCACGTCATCGACGAGCAAAATGGCGCGCCCAGCGACGCATGCGTCAGCCTCGAAGGCCCCACGAACGTTCTCGCGCCGCCGCGCGGCGGAAAGCCCGAGTTGCGGAACGGTTTCCACCCGCCGTGTCAGCGCCTGTGGCGCAAGCTCGCAGCCGGGGCGGCACACGGCGCGCGCCAGTTCGAGGCTCTGATTGTAGCCTCGATGGCGGAGCCGTCGCGGATGCAGCGGAACGGGGACTACCAGCCATCCGCCAAAAGCGCCAGCATCATCGAGGCTCCCCGGCCAGCCATCTCGGACGCAGGCCTCCCGAACAAAACGCCCAAGCAACGCAGAGCGCCCGAGTCGCGACGAAAACTT contains these protein-coding regions:
- the rpmA gene encoding 50S ribosomal protein L27, translating into MAHKKAGGSSRNGRDSIGQRRGVKRFGGQQVLAGNILVRQLGTKFHAGPNVGMGRDYTLFALIDGEVKFEKYTRHKKVKTRVCVIPAEA
- a CDS encoding diguanylate cyclase, giving the protein MSKDCIYPDQHRLCHLLAKAGVPSHPKWHSLILYMRSLEYNDTLSDAQKAAIHELFLELVKRRDFSDAAYAEVSRRQEEIVTSPYREKLKAALQESTTLLEEFGSVIRRRSGEVQDLGEETVQTVQSGMPPDRMVERLRDSFRRVVSAMDEDAHTLRRLAHTDALTGLANRRALDERLAELCPDTCGDTVSLLMLDIDFFKRINDTYGHQIGDQALRIIAELIRKGTASRCGDGCLPVRYGGEEFVVMAPGLDRKEALDLAEHIRRSVEKYRFEVKSIDGEVLAKDLRMTISVGVAEILPSWADHHAERLVQAADSALYEAKRNGRNQVRIHGAS
- the rplU gene encoding 50S ribosomal protein L21, coding for MYAIVETGGKQFRVEEGRTINIQKIQAEAGSELVLDKVLLVDKSGDVTVGQPFVGNAKISCEVVGHGRDKKIIVFHKRRRKGFMKKQGHRQDFTTIKIKAIEA
- a CDS encoding phosphoribosyltransferase family protein, with protein sequence MLRSGRCAWGGLGGLRRALRTLWARCAACGAALGSGGGELCPRCAGELAPRLGGHCPLCGALYADAEAPVYLCGACRRAPRPWAAFHFHGAYAGALRRLVLEFKFSSRLGRSALLGRFVREACVRDGWPGSLDDAGAFGGWLVVPVPLHPRRLRHRGYNQSLELARAVCRPGCELAPQALTRRVETVPQLGLSAARRRENVRGAFEADACVAGRAILLVDDVMTTGGTLEAATRALLRAGAARVEVLVLARTPEA
- the obgE gene encoding GTPase ObgE, whose product is MRFVDEARITVRSGHGGNGCVSFRREAHVPKGGPNGGDGGKGGDVVFRASSKLLTLYDFRLKRLYEAKNGQPGMGSQCCGRNAEDLIIEVPVGTMLFEADEEGGERLVADLAVDGQEVAVCKGGRGGFGNEHFKTSTMRTPRFAQPGGEGEEKSLRLELKILADAGLLGLPNAGKSTFISAISAARPKIAPYPFTTLTPNLGVLIDDIGEHFVVADIPGLIEGAHEGQGLGHRFLKHVERTRFLVHILSAEDIDVENPWAGFDLLNEELARYAEELAARHQVQVINKIDLIDEDALAELRRRAKADGRSIFFISALGGVGVEALVKEMWRLYHGGDPR